One genomic window of Fusarium fujikuroi IMI 58289 draft genome, chromosome FFUJ_chr01 includes the following:
- a CDS encoding probable uroporphyrinogen decarboxylase yields MSQDFAPLKNDLLLRAAWGQTVERPPMWVMRQAGRYLPEYHEAKGNRDFFECCRDPEVATEITLQPVRRFAGLIDAAIIFSDILVIPQAMGMTVEMVEKKGPHFPNPLQNPDDGQYGQVLAKNVDVAAELGYVYDAITLTRKKLEGQVPLIGFCGAPWTLFCYMVEGGGTKLFAQVKTWIYKYPEESKKLLAKIADICVDHLALQVKAGAQLVMVFDSWAGELGPSSYRQFSEPYLKQIAEKLPAKLQSLGLEKVPMTVFPKGAWYALDSACNLGYNVVGMDWLHDPKEAVKIRGDRNIVFQGNADPGVLYGTKEAITKAVEEMVEGFWVGNKGWIANLGHGITPGVNPDHLKHYFEEIHRLTKKN; encoded by the exons ATGTCGCAAGATTTCGCGCCTCTCAAGAACGACCTGTTGCTTCGCGCAGCATGGG GCCAGACCGTTGAACGCCCTCCCATGTGGGTGATGCGACAAG CCGGCCGCTACCTACCGGAGTATCACGAAGCCAAGGGTAACCGAGACTTCTTCGAATGCTGCCGCGACCCTGAAGTCGCAACTGAAATCACCCTCCAGCCTGTCCGCCGATTCGCAGGTCTCATCGATGCCGCCATTATCTTTTCCGACATTCTTGTCATCCCCCAGGCAATGGGTATGACTGTTGAgatggttgagaagaagggccCCCATTTCCCGAATCCGCTCCAGAACCCCGACGACGGACAGTACGGCCAGGTGCTCGCTAAGAACGtcgatgttgctgctgaacTCGGCTACGTGTACGACGCTATCACACTCACAcgaaagaagcttgagggaCAGGTGCCCTTGATTGGCTTCTGCGGCGCTCCCTGGACGCTGTTCTGCTACATGGTCGAGGGTGGTGGCACCAAGCTATTTGCGCAGGTCAAGACATGGATCTACAAGTATCCTGAGGAGTCGAAGAAGCTTTTGGCCAAGATCGCCGATATCTGCGTGGATCATCTGGCACTTCaagtcaaggctggtgctCAG CTAGTGATGGTCTTTGACTCCTGGGCAGGAGAGCTCGGCCCTTCTTCTTACCGTCAATTCTCTGAGCCCTACTTGAAGCAAATCGCCGAGAAGCTTCCCGCCAAGCTACAGAGCCTCGGCTTGGAGAAGGTTCCCATGACCGTGTTCCCCAAGGGTGCTTGGTACGCACTCGACTCTGCCTGCAACCTGGGCTATAATGTGGTTGGCATGGACTGGTTGCATGATCCCAAGGAGGCCGTCAAGATCCGAGGCGACCGCAACATTGTGTTCCAGGGCAATGCTGACCCAGGGGTACTGTATGGCACCAAGGAGGCTATCACCAAGGCCGTCGAGGAGATGGTCGAGGGCTTCTGGGTTGGAAACAAGGGCTGGATCGCCAACCTTGGCCACG GAATTACACCTGGCGTAAACCCTGATCATCTCAAGCACTACTTCGAGGAGATTCACCGCTTAACCAAGAAGAACTAA
- a CDS encoding related to GTP-binding protein, translating to MASVFTYDPDPPRVSSPWTPLSESGKDEAAQGTELRRPAKEPQPGLLSEYGVIKLQAEPQEGPTEYKLHLLLRPRRVFKSMSTAGTSRHARLNMPSTASLTPSNQAREQTRQQRLQHLTTQLLWRLQQSSPYHASSSKELAIPRLPDDSVDLSAPAKLSELVPGLEESRGALYEIGVADDGTLVGLTKDEMEESLTTLRVMAASLGCSVEVHRRVIVGDCEWVESTELVDSFVPSPHQNIRNGKLWVAEALVKPNFGFLDEENGTNSSHKNEQAITESAAVPSRGSSTTPQLRVTFTGPTTSGKSSLLGTLSTGTLDNGRGNSRLSLLKHRHEVATGVTSSIAQELIGYKDQSILNYSHGNIESWVDIHDCSEGGRLVFVSDSAGHPRYRRTVLRGLMNWAPHWIILCLAVDDGDAATKGHGITSSTQDVLGVTSVGADLVKAHLTLSLKLDIPLAVVITKMDLASKTSAHRTTNKILSAVKEAGRIPKILRPDQKVWRDLDRVPDDDSAMVKDLLKGISESGNLTEVVPIAFTSAVRGSGIGLLHALLENLPLPPTPTARDYVGMALNPEQPKCLFHIDDTFSLPTSYSNITGALGKQADPGIVVSGYLRFGRLSVGDKIVIGPFPPNDDEARDLTPEDRQSPGSYGLSISHPSSAESARIAMKNAVSASATPGEWHDAQVVSIRNLRLPVLTLESGQAGSIGLVIQSLSHRSQNGNTDSNIPIEPPRIRRGMILAIASKHMAETGLKLQAASGFTAVFDDLDTQILAIGTFVNIYIASIRTVARIRQMSRQGPGWKAGAREADEIEEIFDLNDDLETNTEKEKTDATRGGVEMSLELIHHREWIEMGSRVILLEGGSQDKSGLEGFVGKVVEIVD from the coding sequence ATGGCATCTGTATTCACCTATGACCCTGATCCTCCAAGGGTCTCTTCACCTTGGACTCCGCTAAGCGAGTCAGGGAAGGACGAGGCTGCTCAGGGTACAGAGCTTCGCCGACCAGCAAAAGAACCTCAGCCAGGGTTGCTATCAGAGTATGGGGTCATCAAACTACAGGCCGAACCACAAGAGGGTCCTACTGAATACAAGCTTCACCTACTCCTCCGACCTAGGAGGGTATTTAAGAGCATGAGCACTGCCGGAACATCACGCCACGCTCGGTTAAACATGCCCTCAACCGCCTCTCTCACACCTTCTAACCAGGCTCGTGAACAAACCCGTCAACAAAGGCTCCAGCACTTGACTACCCAGCTCCTGTGGAGGTTACAACAGTCCTCTCCATATCACGCATCCAGTTCTAAGGAGCTGGCAATCCCAAGACTGCCTGATGACAGCGTTGATCTTTCTGCCCCCGCGAAGCTGAGTGAGCTTGTCCCTGGATTGGAGGAATCAAGAGGAGCCTTGTATGAGATCGGTGTCGCTGATGATGGCACTCTTGTTGGCCTCAccaaagatgagatggaagagagtCTCACAACTTTGAGAGTAATGGCCGCAAGCTTAGGTTGTTCTGTCGAAGTTCATCGGAGAGTCATTGTTGGCGACTGCGAATGGGTCGAGTCGACCGAGTTGGTCGACAGTTTTGTTCCCTCACCGCATCAAAATATTAGAAACGGAAAACTCTGGGTTGCCGAAGCGCTTGTCAAGCCCAACTTTGGTTTCCTAGATGAGGAAAATGGAACCAATAGTTCTCACAAGAATGAGCAGGCTATTACAGAGAGCGCTGCCGTACCCAGCCGTGGTAGTTCTACAACACCACAGTTAAGAGTCACTTTCACTGGTCCTACCACATCAGGTAAATCAAGTCTTTTGGGGACCCTATCAACCGGGACACTAGACAACGGGCGTGGCAACAGTCGACTTAGCTTGCTCAAACATAGACACGAAGTGGCCACGGGGGTTACCAGTTCAATAGCTCAGGAACTCATCGGATACAAAGACCAGTCGATTCTCAACTACAGTCATGGGAACATCGAGTCTTGGGTCGATATACACGACTGTTCCGAGGGTGGTCGCTTAGTGTTTGTTTCCGACTCTGCTGGCCATCCAAGATATCGCCGGACAGTTCTTCGTGGACTGATGAACTGGGCACCTCATTGGATCATCTTGTGCTTGGCTGtagatgatggagatgcagCCACCAAAGGACATGGGATAACATCCTCAACGCAGGATGTTCTGGGAGTCACATCAGTGGGAGCTGATCTTGTCAAAGCCCACCTCACACTATCACTCAAACTGGATATCCCTTTGGCAGTTGTCATCACCAAAATGGATCTCGCTTCCAAGACAAGCGCGCATAGAACCACAAACAAGATCTTGTCAGCTGTCAAAGAAGCTGGGCGTATACCCAAAATCCTTCGGCCTGACCAGAAGGTATGGAGGGACTTGGACCGAGTACCTGATGATGACTCGGCCATGGTCAAAGACCTACTCAAGGGGATCTCGGAGAGTGGCAACTTAACCGAGGTTGTTCCAATTGCATTCACAAGTGCAGTAAGAGGAAGTGGTATTGGCCTTCTGCACGCCCTTTTGGAGAACCTGCCATTGCCGCCGACACCGACCGCTCGTGATTATGTTGGGATGGCGTTGAACCCAGAGCAGCCGAAATGCCTATTCCATATCGACGATACCTTTTCTCTGCCAACGTCGTACAGCAACATAACAGGTGCCTTGGGAAAGCAAGCAGACCCAGGTATTGTCGTGTCAGGCTATCTCAGGTTTGGACGACTCTCTGTCGGGGACAAGATTGTTATTGGGCCTTTCCCACCAAATGATGACGAAGCTCGCGACTTAACACCGGAGGATAGGCAATCTCCTGGTAGCTACGGACTCTCGATTTCGcacccttcttctgcagAGTCGGCCCGCATCGCCATGAAAAATGCCGTCTCCGCATCAGCGACTCCAGGGGAGTGGCATGACGCTCAGGTTGTGAGCATACGTAATTTGAGACTCCCTGTTCTGACTCTTGAATCTGGACAAGCCGGATCAATTGGCCTCGTCATCCAATCACTCTCGCACCGTTCCCAGAACGGTAATACGGACTCCAATATTCCCATTGAGCCCCCCCGTATTCGACGTGGCATGATCTTGGCGATAGCGTCGAAACACATGGCGGAAACGGGGCTGAAGTTGCAAGCTGCGAGCGGCTTTACGGCGGTCTTTGACGACTTAGATACCCAGATCCTTGCAATTGGCACTTTCGTAAACATCTACATCGCCAGTATTCGGACGGTGGCGCGCATACGTCAGATGTCGCGTCAAGGCCCAGGATGGAAAGCAGgagcaagagaagcagaCGAAATTGAGGAAATATTCGACCTCAACGACGACCTCGAAACGAAtaccgagaaggagaaaacCGATGCGACGAGAGGCGGAGTGGAGATGAGCTTGGAGCTTATCCATCATCGTGAATGGATTGAGATGGGTTCACGAGTCATACTATTAGAAGGAGGAAGTCAGGATAAATCTGGACTAGAAGGATTTGTTGGAaaagttgttgagattgttgatTGA
- a CDS encoding related to SNARE transport protein, which yields MPCESKPSNSLGLRGVCSMPETIGELKDKHATSTIKYPILLDTVPHPTNLAMKKFGFGKKGDDGDDANRHALFGRKKSSQSSTSENPYAKQGGKDPYADDAKYANVTPYQQARAGLNNGPAAQAPNSYGAPAPAQGSFNSQPQPPSGYGADRYGSGGGYGGNRYGDSAPQNRYNSPGPAAGARGPGGYGGFGPSEPDTNRDNLFAGAQERQAQKQLPTNNGPQSGADGGSYGGYGEERELTAEEQEEAEYQSILAEKRQLQQDSASSVNRSVQMARQANEVGRATLARLGAQGERLNNTEKHLDLAANQNKIAQDRAAELKTLNGSMFAVHVSNPFTSKQRKQKADDEVMARHRSEREQREATRRDGFQANQRMEGNFRDMNTVGRPRQQPRKKDYGKFNLDDEEGADELEDQIDDGITELEGQVSMMNMVGRAIGKEVDSQNKQIDRIMNKASGSDAVDDATRMNRERLARIK from the exons ATGCCTTGTGAATCGAAACCTTCTAACAGTCTAGGCCTGAGAGGCGTGTGCTCCATGCCCGAAACGATAGGAGAATTGAAGGATAAGCACGCCACAAGCACGATAAAGTATCCAATCCTTTTAGACACAG TTCCACATCCAACAAACCTTGCCATGAAGAAGTTTGGCTTTGGGAAGAAaggcgatgatggtgatgacgcCAACCGCCACGCCCTCTTTGGTCGCAAGAAGTCATCTCAGTCCAGTACCTCTGAGAATCCTTATGCCAAACAAGGCGGAAAAGACCCATATGCCGACGACGCAAAGTATGCCAACGTAACTCCTTACCAGCAAGCCCGTGCTGGTCTCAACAACGGCCCTGCCGCCCAGGCTCCAAATTCCTACGGTGCTCCCGCTCCTGCGCAAGGAAGCTTCAACTCTCAGCCCCAGCCTCCGAGCGGATACGGTGCTGACCGATACGGATCCGGCGGCGGCTATGGTGGAAATCGATATGGCGACTCTGCTCCTCAGAACAGATACAACAGCCCCGGCCCAGCTGCTGGTGCAAGAGGCCCCGGGGGCTATGGTGGGTTTGGACCCAGCGAGCCTGACACCAACAGAGACAACTTGTTCGCTGGTGCCCAGGAACGCCAGGCCCAGAAGCAATTGCCTACCAACAACGGTCCACAGTCAGGGGCCGATGGCGGCTCGTACGGCGGTTATGGTGAGGAGCGCGAGTTGACCGctgaggagcaagaagaagctgaataTCAATCTATTCTGGCGGAGAAGCGACAACTTCAGCAGGACAGCGCATCCTCTGTCAATCGGTCGGTACAAATGGCCCGACAAGCCAACGAAGTCGGTCGCGCCACCCTGGCTCGCCtgggagctcaaggagagCGACTGAACAACACGGAAAAGCATCTTGATCTAGCTGCCAACCAGAACAAGATCGCTCAAGACAGGGCTGCCGAACTCAAGACACTCAACGGAAGTATGTTTGCCGTGCATGTCAGCAACCCTTTTACCTCCAAGCAACGCAAGCAAAAGGCGGACGATGAGGTCATGGCACGCCATCGATCTGAACGAGAACAACGAGAAGCCACCCGCCGCGATGGTTTCCAAGCCAACCAGCGCATGGAAGGCAACTTCAGAGACATGAACACCGTGGGCCGGCCACGACAGCAACCTCGTAAGAAGGACTACGGCAAATTCAAccttgacgatgaggagggagcggatgagcttgaggaccaGATCGATGATGGCATCACCGAGCTTGAGGGCCAAGTGTCCATGATGAATATGGTCGGCAGAGCTATTGGCAAGGAGGTTGACTCGCAGAACAAGCAGATCGATCGTATTATGAACAAGGCAAGTGGT AGCGATGCTGTGGACGATGCCACGAGAATGAACCGAGAACGATTGGCCCGCATCAAGTAG
- a CDS encoding related to ATP-dependent RNA helicase: MATDNSGPPPAKKRKTKNKTDSNAITIGGKTISLEGYLTAPSKAVPIASSTSASDSPVATPLAAPVATTEAKKQRPEHKKPSRGCDTSDRSRARDDPKLLKTRKELPIWQYREDIQKALRKSGSDVLVLVGETGSGKSTQVPQFLYQEPWCRRQKIKIGGSDDEISVGGMVAITQPRRVAATTLAHRVSQEAGTPLGKGRRDGLVGYSVRFDHQVPKGSRIKFLTEGMLLQELLRDPNLSSYSAIVVDEIHERSLDVDLLVGFLKQILASDLSGRGGIPLKVVIMSATADVEGIQEFFKDVRPKNEGESTLQVLKIKGRQYPVTIHHEPRPVPDIQDALLKTIYKIHLQEQLPGDILAFLTGQEEIEAAQKLIEEYAETLASNVPKIKVFPLYGQLSMDAQREAFLPVKTPFTRKIVLATNIAETSVTVPGVRYVVDCGKAKVKQYRARLGMESLLAKPISKSSAVQRTGRAGREGPGKCFRLYPESAFKTLQDSDLPEILRNDVLGAVLTMKARGIQDVLAFPLMDPPETEAIEKALIHLHFLGALNDDGTITRTGETMARFPVSAPLGAVLLAAADPEFDCVVEAIDIISCITSGEDIFLSIQSEQAQEEVENFRKELQRREGDIITYLTTIQQYTAENADRVNWCKQRKINMRNMKQALNIRRQLRGMCLEEKLLDEAPPADPQPFVPISPERAEQVLKCFLRGFALKTAMLAPDGSFVTIQGKHVVAIHPASVLHGQKKEAIMFLEHVYTNKNYAKKVSAIQATWIVEAMGSK, from the coding sequence ATGGCGACTGATAATTCTGGCCCTCCTCCGGCgaaaaagaggaaaaccAAAAATAAGACAGACTCAAATGCTATTACGATAGGGGGGAAAACAATTTCCCTCGAAGGGTATCTCACAGCGCCCTCAAAGGCCGTACCCAtagcctcctcaacatcagcatcagaCAGCCCTGTAGCCACCCCTTTAGCTGCCCCTGTCGCTACcacagaagcaaagaagcaaaggccAGAGCACAAGAAACCTTCCAGAGGGTGCGATACAAGCGACAGGTCTCGGGCGCGGGATGATCCAAAACTGCTCAAGACACGCAAAGAGCTTCCAATATGGCAGTACCGCGAGGACATTCAGAAGGCCCTGCGAAAGTCCGGCAGCGATGTGCTCGTGCTAGTGGGTGAGACAGGTTCTGGAAAAAGTACTCAGGTTCCTCAATTTCTCTATCAGGAGCCCTGGTGTAGACgccaaaagatcaagatcggCGGCTCAGACGACGAGATTTCAGTGGGTGGCATGGTCGCAATCACGCAGCCTCGACGAGTCGCCGCGACAACTTTGGCTCATCGTGTTTCTCAAGAAGCCGGAACCCCTCTAGGGAAAGGTCGACGAGATGGCTTGGTCGGTTACTCGGTTCGATTTGACCACCAGGTCCCGAAGGGATCAAGGATCAAATTCTTGACTGAGGGTATGTTGCTTCAGGAACTTCTGCGGGATCCCAATCTCAGCAGCTACAGCGCTATCGTGGTCGACGAAATTCATGAACGcagccttgatgttgatcttctAGTTGGTTTCCTGAAGCAGATTCTTGCAAGCGACTTGTCTGGCCGCGGGGGCATCCCGCTCAAAGTGGTCATCATGAGTGCGACAGCAGATGTGGAGGGCATTCAAGAGTTCTTCAAGGACGTGCGCCCAAAGAACGAGGGCGAAAGCACACTGCAAGTTCTTAAGATCAAGGGACGACAGTACCCTGTCACAATTCACCATGAACCGCGACCTGTACCCGACATCCAGGACGCCCTTCTCAAGACGATTTACAAGATACACTTGCAAGAGCAGCTCCCGGGAGATATCCTTGCTTTCCTGACCGGCcaggaagagattgaggctgCCCAAAAGCTGATTGAGGAATATGCGGAAACTCTTGCCTCTAATGtccccaagatcaaggtGTTCCCTTTGTACGGTCAACTCTCGATGGACGCGCAGCGCGAGGCCTTCTTACCTGTCAAAACTCCTTTTACGCGTAAGATTGTGCTGGCGACAAATATTGCTGAAACATCAGTCACTGTTCCCGGAGTCAGATATGTGGTGGATTGCGGTAAAGCAAAAGTGAAGCAATACCGAGCACGCCTGGGCATGGAATCTCTTCTTGCGAAACCTATCTCGAAATCTTCCGCTGTACAGCGAACTGGTCGAGCAGGCCGTGAGGGACCCGGAAAGTGCTTTAGATTATACCCAGAATCAGCCTTCAAGACACTGCAAGATTCCGATCTTCCCGAGATTCTTCGCAACGACGTCCTGGGAGCAGTTCTGACCATGAAGGCACGAGGAATCCAGGATGTCCTTGCTTTCCCTCTCATGGATCCCCCAGAGACAGAAGCAATCGAGAAAGCTCTGATTCACTTACATTTCCTTGGTGCtctcaatgatgatggcaCTATCACGAGGACTGGTGAAACAATGGCCCGCTTTCCTGTTTCTGCGCCGTTGGGGGCTGTTTTGCTTGCTGCTGCGGATCCCGAGTTTGATTGTGTGGTCGAGGCGATCGACATAATTTCCTGTATCACATCTGGAGAGGATATATTCCTGAGTATCCAGTCCGAACAGGCCCAAGAAGAGGTGGAAAACTTCAGAAAAGAACTCCAACGCCGCGAGGGGGACATCATCACATATCTTACCACCATCCAACAATACACCGCGGAGAATGCTGACAGAGTGAATTGGTGCAAGCAACGGAAGATCAACATGAGAAACATGAAACAGGCTCTGAACATTCGAAGGCAGCTTCGGGGTATGTgtcttgaggagaagctcctGGATGAGGCTCCACCAGCTGATCCTCAACCATTCGTTCCCATCTCCCCAGAACGCGCTGAGCAAGTCCTCAAGTGTTTCTTGAGAGGATTCGCTCTGAAAACTGCTATGCTGGCCCCTGACGGCAGCTTTGTCACCATCCAAGGCAAACACGTTGTTGCCATCCATCCTGCCAGCGTATTGCATGggcagaagaaagaagccatCATGTTCCTCGAGCACGTCTACACAAATAAGAATTATGCCAAGAAGGTCAGCGCCATCCAAGCTACATGGATTGTTGAAGCAATGGGAAGCAAGTAG
- a CDS encoding related to acetate non-utilizing protein 9, mitochondrial precursor translates to MRSSLSRLASAANTQRGLKPNPTALLPPIPLYRRLLRAHRKHLPAEMRVLGDEYIKAEFRAHRKVDNPAHLIGFLTEWQMYAQKIEGDQWVGDKLDEQKLSKMSDEQIHQLYELMQAIQNRSKEGGEQES, encoded by the exons ATGCGTTCATCTTTGTCGAGACTGGCATCAGCCGCAAACACACAACGAGGCCTTAAGCCCAACCCTACTGCCCTTCTTCCTCCCATTCCTTTATACCGCCGACTGCTCCGTGCCCATCGCAAGCATTTGCCAGCTGAGATGAGAGTCCTTGGAGATGAATACATCAAAGCTGAGTTCAGGGCGCACAGAAAGGTGGATAACCCGGCTCATCTG ATTGGCTTCCTAACAGAGTGGCAAATGTATGCGCAAAAAATTGAAGGCGATCAGTGGGTGGGTGATAAGTTAGATGAGCAGAAGCTCTCAAAGATGAGCG ATGAACAAATACACCAACTATACGAGTTGATGCAGGCCATTCAAAACCGAAGCAAGGAAGGCGGCGAGCAAGAGTCATAG
- a CDS encoding related to MNI1 Putative S-adenosylmethionine-dependent methyltransferase of the seven beta-strand family gives MSFSFGFAGDDISDDEQIPSVVKPTTAAAATTSAFPVPGKPQLPPTVHQLSGFLVQLPSKIAYSILDVTLDDGTTIQLPRRELWDVRVQLMAEEEDVAGAQSEGLGSHDVKTGVYEGGFKSWESSVDLVKVLAANNVTSALGQKGLRVMELGCGTALPSLAVFQWAMAPGSERKPLSLIMADYNPSVLQLVTLPNFILSWALNNPQIPALQQAFSIEGEVELGRDVLAAFEQSLKEANVTLSFVSGAWSQEFVDLIYALPSSHDQERSTLLLGAETIYSPFALQAFLETLFLILEREKKTDGNEAAALVGAKRLYFGVGGSLDDFIDRARQKGAQVEQLREEVEGVRRGVVQCVLGPT, from the exons ATGTCGTTCTCATTTGGCTTCGCCGGTGACGATATTTCCGATGATGAGCAGATTCCATCTGTCGTCAAGCCTACGACAGCTGCTGCAGCCACCACCAGCGCATTTCCCGTCCCAGGAAAGCCTCAGCTCCCACCAACTGTTCACCAACTCTCTGGTTTTCTTGTTCAGCTACCGTCGAAGATCGCCTATAGCATTCTAGATGTGACGCTCGATGACGGAACTACTATCCAGCTACCGCGGAGAGAGTTATGGGACGTGAGGGTGCAGCTAAtggccgaggaggaagacgttGCTGGCGCTCAGTCTGAAGGCTTGGGAAGCCATGATGTGAAAACGGGTGTTTACGAGGGCGGTTTTAAAAGCTGGGAGAGCAGTGTCGATTTAGTCAAGGTACTGGCTGCGAATAACGTCACCTCAGCATTGGGACAAAAGGGTCTTCGAGTCATGGAG CTTGGATGCGGTACAGCTCTGCCATCTTTGGCAGTCTTCCAATGGGCCATGGCCCCAGGATCCGAAAGGAAGCCTCTGTCTCTTATCATGGCGGACTATAACCCTTCAGTTCTCCAGCTTGTCACTTTGCCCAACTTTATTCTTTCATGGGCCCTTAACAACCCTCAGATACctgctcttcaacaagctttCTCAATTGAGGGCGAGGTTGAGCTAGGCCGTGATGTTCTCGCCGCCTTCGAACAATCACTCAAGGAAGCGAACGTCACTCTCTCGTTTGTGTCTGGCGCTTGGTCACAGGAATTCGTCGATCTCATATACGCCCTGCCTTCAAGCCATGATCAAGAAAGGAGCACGCTGCTTCTCGGTGCAGAAACAATTTATTCTCCATTTGCCCTTCAGGCCTTCCTCGAAACCCTCTTCTTAATACTGgaaagggagaagaagaccgATGGAAACGAAGCGGCTGCTCTTGTAGGAGCAAAACGCCTATACTTTGGGGTCGGTGGTTCACTGGATGACTTTATTGACAGAGCACGTCAGAAAGGAGCACAAGTGGAACAGCTCAGGGAAGAGGTAGAGGGGGTTCGAAGAGGGGTTGTTCAGTGTGTTCTTGGACCAACATAG
- a CDS encoding related to component of histone acetyltransferase complex, with the protein MPRDDLSIDFVKRMPQAEALDPGLILDDWINRVQNLPEEIRFIQEEVADKDRQYSECLRTIEDRDGKIQKWIKTNGSHEPNPKEDLLRKQVRDSFAQADQLSKEKIALCQKMQIIVDKHLKNLDSQIKLLYDRAEPGFTDPDEVPSLLRPSAANHTAPSIRAINPASHMTTAAGPSTPLAAAQTSSNPALARLPNHPNVRHAQSQQHAASAPATPAASMILNRQREGSAGPATKRVARVNPALGTIPTTSSGLARHSSLGPGTPKGSAIVGSGLARAGSAGPRTGSVKSTGPLSGRRGTPTGGIRKKSANKSNLSRVKKASNRNSPAPTNDSELSDVDSGSGEDEDGADGRSRSTPVADGKDVDGDDIIGDADDDDEEAGDDKKYCLCHNVSYGDMVACDNDNCPYEWFHWSCVDLKSEPNGTWYCPKCRERLQKKGK; encoded by the coding sequence ATGCCTAGAGACGACTTGTCTATCGACTTCGTCAAGAGGATGCCTCAAGCCGAAGCCCTCGACCCTGGCTTGATCCTCGACGACTGGATTAACCGTGTCCAAAACCTCCCCGAAGAGATTCGCTTCATACAAGAAGAGGTCGCCGATAAAGATCGTCAATACTCCGAGTGCTTACGTACGATCGAGGACCGGGACGGGAAGATCCAGAAATGGATCAAGACAAACGGAAGCCATGAGCCAAACCCTAAGGAAGACCTTCTTCGAAAACAAGTCCGCGATAGTTTTGCGCAAGCCGACCAACTATCGAAAGAGAAGATCGCATTATGCCAGAAGATGCAGATCATAGTAGACAAGCATCTCAAAAACCTGGACAGCCAAATCAAGTTGCTTTACGACCGAGCCGAACCTGGCTTTACCGATCCTGACGAAGTCCCCTCATTACTCCGACCAAGCGCTGCAAATCATACTGCCCCTTCGATCCGGGCCATAAACCCAGCAAGTCATATGACCACCGCTGCTGGTCCCTCAACTCCTCTTGCCGCTGCGCAAACCTCTTCCAATCCCGCACTTGCTCGACTTCCCAACCACCCCAATGTTCGCCACGCACAGTCTCAGCAGCACGCAGCGTCTGCCCCGGCAACACCGGCAGCCAGCATGATTCTGAATCGACAAAGAGAAGGCTCTGCAGGACCTGCAACAAAGCGCGTTGCTCGAGTGAACCCTGCTTTGGGGACTATACCAACTACATCAAGCGGTCTGGCAAGACACTCATCACTCGGACCCGGCACCCCTAAGGGCAGTGCCATCGTAGGGTCTGGTCTTGCGAGGGCAGGTAGCGCAGGCCCAAGAACCGGGTCTGTGAAGTCAACAGGACCATTGAGCGGCCGTCGAGGTACGCCAACAGGTGGAATCCGGAAGAAGTCTGCCAACAAATCGAACCTTTCACGGGTTAAGAAAGCCTCAAATCGAAATTCGCCTGCGCCAACGAATGATAGTGAGCTTTCGGATGTTGACAGTGGCAGTggagaggacgaagatggtgCCGACGGTCGGTCAAGAAGCACACCCGTGGCCGATGGTAAGGATGTTGACGGAGATGATATAATAGGAGAtgctgacgatgacgacgaagaggctgGCGATGACAAGAAGTATTGCCTCTGCCATAACGTGAGCTACGGGGACATGGTCGCGTGCGACAATGACAATTGTCCGTATGAGTGGTTTCACTGGTCATGCGTCGATCTCAAGAGCGAGCCCAACGGGACATGGTACTGCCCTAAGTGTAGAGAAAGGCTACAAAAGAAGGGCAAGTAG